The following proteins are co-located in the Pseudomonas cavernae genome:
- a CDS encoding Lrp/AsnC ligand binding domain-containing protein: MRTQHQSRRELDKIDRNILRILQDDGRLSFTELGERVGLSTTPCTERVRRLEREGIIMGYSARLNPQHLKANLLVFVEISLDYKSGDTFEEFRRAVLKLPHVLECHLVSGDFDYLVKARINEMASYRKLLGDILLKLPHVRESKSYIVMEEVKESLSLPVPE; encoded by the coding sequence ATGAGAACCCAGCATCAGAGCCGCCGCGAGCTGGATAAGATCGACCGGAATATTTTACGTATCCTCCAGGATGACGGCCGCTTGTCGTTCACCGAACTGGGCGAGCGGGTCGGCCTGTCGACCACGCCGTGCACCGAGCGGGTCCGCCGCCTGGAGCGCGAAGGCATCATCATGGGTTACAGCGCGCGGCTGAATCCGCAGCACCTGAAGGCCAACCTGCTGGTGTTCGTCGAGATCAGCCTGGATTACAAGTCCGGCGACACCTTCGAGGAATTCCGCCGCGCCGTGCTCAAGCTGCCGCACGTGCTGGAGTGCCATCTGGTGTCCGGCGACTTCGACTACCTGGTGAAGGCACGCATCAACGAGATGGCCTCCTACCGCAAGCTGCTCGGCGACATCCTGCTCAAGCTGCCGCACGTGCGCGAGTCGAAGTCGTACATCGTCATGGAAGAGGTGAAGGAGTCGCTGAGCCTGCCGGTGCCGGAATGA
- a CDS encoding YkgJ family cysteine cluster protein — MSCTNRKIDHLRRQIPRFDCVPGCHDCCGPVTASSEEMARLPVKSAAAHEAALAEWNCVHLGPQGCQVYEQRPLICRLFGTTPSLPCPRGQGPETPTAAPVEQQVHRLIASTRQVLV; from the coding sequence ATGAGCTGCACCAACCGCAAGATTGATCACCTGCGCCGGCAGATTCCGCGTTTCGACTGTGTGCCCGGCTGCCACGATTGCTGTGGCCCGGTGACCGCCTCGTCGGAAGAAATGGCCCGTCTGCCGGTCAAGAGCGCCGCCGCGCATGAGGCGGCGCTGGCCGAGTGGAACTGCGTGCACCTCGGCCCCCAGGGCTGCCAGGTGTATGAGCAGCGGCCGCTGATCTGCCGCCTGTTCGGCACCACGCCAAGCCTGCCGTGCCCCCGCGGGCAGGGGCCGGAAACCCCGACCGCGGCGCCGGTCGAGCAGCAGGTGCATCGGCTGATCGCCAGCACCCGCCAGGTGCTGGTGTAG
- a CDS encoding NAD(P)/FAD-dependent oxidoreductase — protein sequence MNARVRQPVHSDQHAASYYAASVNRQLAYPPLAGEVQADVCIVGGGFSGLNTAIELAERGFSVALLEAHRVGWGASGRNGGQLIRGVGHDLEQFSAVIGSDGVRELKLLGLEAVEIVRRRIEHFAIDCDLTWGYCDLANTPRDLAGFLEDREDLRELGYRHELRVLKADEMHQVVGSDRYVGGLIDMGSGHLHPLNLALGEAAAAQALGVQLFEQSPVTRIDYGAEVRVHSAQGQVRAKQLVLACNAYLNDLNPELGGKVLPAGSYIIATEPLSVAQARSLIPQNMALCDQRVALDYYRLSADRRLLFGGACHYSGRDPADIAGYMRPKMLQVFPQLENVSIDFQWGGMIGIGANRLPQIGRLKDQPNVFYAQAYAGHGVNATHLAGRLLAEAIAGQESRGFDLFAQVPHLTFPGGKLLRSPLLALGMLWYRFKETLGSRNLL from the coding sequence ATGAACGCCCGCGTTCGCCAGCCCGTGCACAGCGATCAACACGCCGCCTCCTACTACGCCGCCAGCGTCAATCGCCAACTCGCCTACCCGCCCCTGGCCGGCGAGGTGCAGGCCGACGTGTGCATAGTCGGCGGCGGCTTCTCGGGGCTGAACACCGCCATCGAACTGGCCGAACGCGGCTTCTCGGTGGCGCTGCTGGAGGCCCATCGGGTCGGCTGGGGCGCCAGCGGGCGCAACGGTGGCCAGCTGATTCGCGGCGTCGGCCACGACCTCGAGCAGTTCAGCGCGGTGATCGGCAGCGACGGCGTGCGCGAGCTGAAGTTGCTCGGCCTGGAGGCAGTGGAGATCGTCCGCCGGCGCATCGAGCACTTCGCCATCGACTGCGACCTGACCTGGGGTTACTGCGACCTGGCCAATACCCCGCGCGACCTGGCCGGCTTCCTCGAGGACCGCGAGGACCTGCGCGAACTGGGCTATCGCCACGAACTACGCGTGCTCAAGGCCGACGAGATGCATCAGGTGGTCGGCTCCGACCGCTATGTCGGCGGCCTGATCGACATGGGCTCCGGCCATCTGCACCCGCTCAACCTGGCCCTCGGCGAAGCCGCCGCCGCGCAGGCGCTCGGCGTGCAGCTGTTCGAGCAGTCGCCGGTGACGCGCATCGACTACGGCGCCGAGGTGCGCGTGCACAGCGCCCAGGGCCAGGTGCGCGCCAAGCAGCTGGTGCTGGCCTGCAACGCCTACCTCAACGATCTCAACCCCGAGCTCGGCGGCAAGGTGCTGCCGGCCGGCAGCTACATCATCGCCACTGAGCCGCTCAGCGTGGCCCAGGCGCGCAGCCTGATCCCGCAGAACATGGCGCTGTGCGACCAGCGCGTGGCGCTCGACTACTATCGCCTGTCGGCCGACCGGCGCCTGCTATTCGGCGGCGCCTGCCACTACTCCGGCCGAGATCCGGCGGACATCGCCGGCTATATGCGACCGAAAATGCTGCAAGTCTTCCCGCAGCTGGAAAACGTCAGCATCGACTTCCAGTGGGGCGGGATGATCGGCATCGGCGCCAACCGCCTGCCGCAGATCGGCCGCCTGAAAGATCAGCCCAATGTGTTCTACGCCCAGGCCTATGCCGGCCACGGCGTCAACGCCACCCACCTGGCCGGGCGCCTGCTCGCCGAGGCCATCGCCGGCCAGGAAAGCCGCGGCTTCGACCTGTTCGCCCAGGTACCGCACCTGACCTTCCCCGGTGGCAAGCTGCTGCGCTCGCCGCTGCTGGCCCTGGGCATGCTCTGGTACCGCTTCAAGGAAACACTGGGCAGCCGCAACCTGCTGTAG
- a CDS encoding MFS transporter, with the protein MRWGTYFAVCAAVISIGLALGVTMPLVSLRLESWGYDSFAIGVMAATPALGVLLGALVAGRWAARLGVTRLMQACLLFSALSVALLALLPSYPLWLALRLVIGVALTVVFILGESWINQLAPERWRGRLVALYGTGYALSQLSGPLLLGALGSATDSGFWAGTGLLIGGSLVLFGRSGAPRVDAHSASGRGLWAFCRRLPAIAWAVALFAAFEAMILTLMPVYMLREGFGESLALTLVSVVVVGDAALQLPIGWLADYMPRISLFRACGLLLLLSSLSLPLLLHTDLVWPLLLLFGASAGGLFTLALILIGERYRDDELVRANAHVSQLWGIGCLIGPLFTGAASQWLSGHALPLLMALGAAGFVWLVWRQDDFAEPAPV; encoded by the coding sequence ATGCGTTGGGGAACCTATTTCGCCGTGTGCGCGGCGGTGATCAGCATCGGCCTGGCGCTGGGCGTGACCATGCCGCTGGTGTCGCTTCGCCTGGAAAGTTGGGGCTACGACAGCTTCGCCATCGGCGTGATGGCCGCCACCCCGGCGCTCGGCGTGCTGCTCGGCGCGCTGGTGGCCGGGCGCTGGGCGGCGCGCCTGGGGGTGACCCGCCTGATGCAGGCGTGCCTGCTGTTCAGCGCGCTATCGGTGGCGCTGCTCGCCCTGCTGCCGAGTTATCCGTTGTGGCTGGCGCTGCGCCTGGTGATCGGGGTGGCGCTGACGGTGGTGTTCATTCTCGGTGAAAGCTGGATCAATCAGCTGGCGCCGGAGCGGTGGCGCGGTCGCCTGGTGGCGCTGTACGGCACCGGCTATGCCCTCAGCCAGCTGTCCGGGCCGCTGCTGTTGGGCGCCCTCGGCAGCGCCACCGACTCGGGCTTCTGGGCTGGCACCGGTCTACTGATCGGCGGTTCGCTGGTGCTGTTCGGCCGCAGCGGCGCGCCGCGGGTCGACGCCCACAGCGCCTCCGGGCGCGGGTTGTGGGCGTTCTGCCGGCGCTTGCCGGCGATTGCCTGGGCGGTGGCGCTGTTCGCCGCGTTTGAGGCGATGATCCTCACCCTGATGCCGGTGTATATGCTGCGCGAAGGTTTCGGCGAGAGCCTGGCGCTGACCCTGGTCAGCGTGGTGGTGGTCGGCGATGCTGCGTTGCAGCTGCCGATCGGCTGGCTGGCCGATTACATGCCGCGTATCAGCCTGTTCCGCGCCTGCGGCTTGCTGTTGTTGCTGTCCAGCCTGAGCCTGCCGCTGTTGCTGCACACGGACTTGGTCTGGCCGCTGCTGCTGCTGTTCGGCGCCAGTGCCGGCGGCCTGTTCACCCTGGCGCTGATCCTGATCGGCGAGCGCTATCGCGACGACGAGCTGGTGCGCGCCAATGCCCATGTTTCCCAGTTGTGGGGCATCGGTTGTCTGATCGGGCCGCTGTTCACCGGCGCCGCCAGCCAGTGGCTGAGCGGCCACGCCTTGCCGCTGCTGATGGCGCTCGGCGCGGCCGGTTTCGTCTGGCTGGTCTGGCGGCAGGATGACTTCGCCGAGCCGGCACCCGTGTGA
- a CDS encoding aldehyde dehydrogenase, protein MTSLTRADWEQRADALKIEGRAFVHGEYRDALSGATFECVSPVDGRLLGLVASCDAPDAELAVQDARATFESGVWSRLAPVARKKIMIRFADLMDAHAEELALLETLDMGKPISDALGIDVPGASRAIRWSGEAIDKIYDEVAATPHDELGLVTREPVGVVAAIVPWNFPMIMTAWKLGPALATGNSVIVKPSEKSPLTALRIAQLAIEAGIPAGVLNVLPGYGHTVGKALALHMDVDTLVFTGSTKIAKQLMIYAGESNMKRVWLEAGGKSANIVFADAPDLKAAAEAAAAAICFNQGEMCTAGSRLLVERSIKEQFMSLVLEAMRGWQAGHALDPATKVGALVDAGHLNTVLSYIEAGHADKAKLLCGGKRTLEETGGVYVEPTIFDDAHNAMRIAKEEIFGPVLTVIPFDSTEEAIAIANDSIYGLAAAIWTSNLSKAHLAAKALRVGSMWVNQYDGGDMTAPFGGFKQSGNGRDKSLHAFDKYTELKATWIKL, encoded by the coding sequence ATGACCAGCTTGACCCGTGCCGATTGGGAACAGCGCGCCGATGCCCTGAAGATCGAGGGCCGCGCCTTCGTCCACGGCGAATATCGCGATGCGCTCTCCGGCGCCACCTTCGAGTGCGTCAGCCCGGTCGATGGCCGCCTGCTCGGCCTGGTCGCCAGCTGCGATGCGCCGGATGCCGAACTGGCCGTGCAGGACGCCCGCGCCACCTTCGAGTCGGGCGTGTGGTCGCGTCTAGCGCCGGTTGCACGCAAGAAGATCATGATCCGCTTCGCCGACCTGATGGACGCCCATGCCGAGGAGCTGGCCCTGCTGGAAACACTGGACATGGGCAAGCCGATCAGCGACGCCCTGGGCATCGACGTGCCGGGCGCCTCGCGCGCGATCCGCTGGAGCGGCGAGGCGATCGACAAGATCTACGACGAAGTGGCCGCCACCCCGCATGACGAGTTGGGCCTGGTCACCCGCGAGCCGGTCGGCGTGGTTGCCGCCATCGTGCCGTGGAACTTCCCGATGATCATGACCGCCTGGAAGCTCGGCCCGGCGCTGGCCACTGGTAACTCGGTAATCGTCAAACCGTCCGAGAAGTCGCCGCTGACCGCCCTGCGCATCGCCCAACTGGCCATCGAGGCCGGCATTCCGGCCGGCGTGCTCAACGTCCTGCCGGGCTATGGCCACACAGTGGGCAAGGCCCTGGCGCTGCACATGGATGTCGATACCCTGGTGTTCACCGGCTCGACCAAGATCGCCAAGCAACTGATGATCTACGCCGGCGAATCGAACATGAAGCGCGTCTGGCTGGAGGCCGGCGGCAAGAGCGCCAACATCGTCTTCGCCGATGCGCCGGACCTCAAGGCTGCTGCCGAAGCGGCTGCCGCGGCGATCTGCTTCAACCAGGGCGAGATGTGCACCGCTGGCTCGCGCCTGCTGGTGGAGCGCTCGATCAAGGAGCAGTTCATGTCGCTGGTGCTGGAGGCCATGCGCGGCTGGCAGGCCGGCCATGCGCTGGACCCGGCGACCAAGGTCGGCGCGCTGGTCGACGCTGGCCACCTGAATACCGTGCTGTCCTACATCGAAGCCGGCCATGCGGACAAGGCCAAGCTGCTCTGCGGCGGCAAGCGCACCCTGGAGGAGACCGGTGGCGTGTATGTCGAGCCGACCATCTTCGACGACGCGCATAACGCCATGCGTATCGCCAAGGAAGAAATCTTCGGTCCGGTGCTGACGGTGATCCCGTTCGACAGCACCGAGGAAGCCATCGCCATCGCCAACGACAGCATCTATGGTCTGGCCGCAGCGATCTGGACCAGCAACCTGTCCAAGGCGCACCTGGCGGCCAAGGCGCTGCGCGTCGGCAGCATGTGGGTCAACCAGTACGATGGCGGCGACATGACCGCGCCGTTCGGCGGCTTCAAGCAGTCCGGCAACGGCCGCGACAAGTCGCTGCATGCGTTCGACAAGTACACCGAACTGAAAGCCACCTGGATCAAGCTCTAA
- a CDS encoding cupin domain-containing protein — translation MNIQQIVDFASATSTAEHYRPAAEKVLKGDPQQSVRNHYASPCGQFSAGIWEGAVGQWTVSYSEHEYCEILQGVSVLRDADGNSKTLRAGDRFVIPAGFRGTWEVLEPCRKVYVIFEQASA, via the coding sequence ATGAACATTCAGCAGATCGTCGATTTCGCCAGCGCCACCAGCACCGCCGAACACTACCGCCCAGCCGCGGAAAAAGTCCTCAAGGGTGACCCGCAGCAGAGCGTGCGCAACCACTACGCCAGCCCCTGCGGCCAGTTCAGCGCCGGCATCTGGGAAGGCGCGGTCGGCCAGTGGACGGTGAGCTACAGCGAACACGAGTATTGCGAGATCCTCCAGGGCGTCTCGGTGCTGCGCGATGCCGACGGCAACAGCAAGACCCTGCGTGCCGGCGACCGCTTCGTCATCCCCGCCGGTTTTCGCGGCACCTGGGAAGTGCTGGAGCCGTGCCGCAAGGTCTATGTGATCTTCGAACAGGCCAGCGCCTGA
- the rpmG gene encoding 50S ribosomal protein L33, whose protein sequence is MRELIRLVSSAGTGHFYTTDKNKRTTPDKIEIKKFDPTIRKHVMYKEAKIK, encoded by the coding sequence ATGCGTGAACTGATCCGTTTGGTGTCCAGCGCCGGTACCGGCCACTTCTACACCACCGACAAGAACAAGCGCACCACCCCGGATAAGATCGAAATCAAAAAATTCGATCCGACCATCCGTAAGCACGTGATGTACAAGGAAGCCAAGATCAAGTAA
- the rpmB gene encoding 50S ribosomal protein L28 — translation MSRVCQVTGKGPVTGNNISHANNKTRRRFLPNLQHHRFWVESENRFVRLRLSAKGMRIIDKRGIDVVLSELRARGEKV, via the coding sequence ATGTCGAGAGTCTGTCAAGTTACCGGTAAGGGTCCGGTAACCGGGAATAACATTTCCCACGCGAACAACAAAACCCGCCGTCGTTTCCTGCCGAACCTGCAGCATCACCGCTTCTGGGTCGAGTCCGAGAACCGCTTCGTCCGTCTGCGTCTGTCCGCCAAGGGTATGCGCATCATCGACAAGCGTGGTATTGATGTCGTGTTGTCCGAGCTGCGCGCTCGCGGCGAAAAGGTTTAA
- a CDS encoding ABC transporter substrate-binding protein, with translation MRFAALPLLFAPLLAQAATLSVCTESSPEGFDVVQYNSLTTTNASADVLMNRLVDFDAASGELRPSLAERWEVSADGLSYSFTLRPGVKFHHTDWFSPSRELNAADVLFSFQRMLDPANPWHRVAQSGYPHAQSMQLPSLIKSIEAPDPLHVRFTLAHPDATFLATLSMGFASIYSAEYAEQLLKAGTPEQLNSQPIGSGPFVFKRFQKDALVRYGANPEYFAGKPAVDQLVFAITPDANVRLQKLRRGECQIALSPKPLDLRAAAGEPSLQVLDTPAFMTAFVALNSQHAPLDKAEVRQAINLAFDKTSYLKAVFEDGARAANGPYPPNTWSYAGELPGYAHDPAQARALLAKAGLAEGFKTTIWTRPSSSLLNPNPSLGAQLLQADLAEVGIQAEIRVVEWGELIRRAKAGEHDLLFMGWAGDNGDPDNFLTPQFSCAAVQAGTNFARYCDPELDRLIDAGKRSSAQAERSRLYKAAQQLIQQQALWLPLAHPRAAVLARKEVTGYQVSPFGRQDFARVSLQR, from the coding sequence ATGCGTTTCGCTGCCTTGCCACTACTGTTCGCCCCGCTACTGGCCCAGGCCGCCACCCTCAGCGTCTGCACCGAAAGCAGCCCGGAAGGCTTCGACGTCGTGCAGTACAACTCACTGACCACCACCAACGCCTCCGCCGACGTGCTGATGAACCGCCTGGTCGACTTCGACGCCGCCAGCGGCGAGCTGCGTCCGAGCCTGGCCGAACGCTGGGAGGTCAGCGCCGACGGCCTGAGCTACAGCTTCACCCTGCGTCCCGGGGTCAAGTTTCACCACACCGACTGGTTCAGCCCCAGCCGCGAGCTGAACGCCGCGGACGTGCTGTTCAGCTTCCAGCGCATGCTCGACCCGGCCAACCCCTGGCACCGGGTGGCGCAGAGCGGCTATCCGCACGCCCAGTCGATGCAGCTGCCGAGCCTGATCAAGAGCATAGAGGCGCCCGATCCGCTGCACGTGCGCTTCACCCTCGCCCACCCCGACGCGACCTTCCTCGCCACCCTGAGCATGGGCTTCGCCTCGATCTATTCCGCCGAGTACGCCGAGCAACTGCTCAAGGCCGGCACGCCGGAGCAGCTCAACAGCCAGCCGATCGGCAGCGGCCCCTTCGTGTTCAAGCGTTTCCAGAAGGACGCACTGGTGCGCTACGGCGCCAATCCCGAGTATTTCGCCGGCAAGCCCGCAGTCGATCAGCTGGTGTTCGCCATCACCCCTGACGCCAATGTGCGCCTGCAGAAGCTTCGCCGCGGCGAGTGCCAGATCGCCCTGTCGCCGAAACCGCTGGACCTGCGCGCCGCCGCCGGCGAGCCGAGCCTGCAAGTACTCGACACCCCGGCCTTCATGACCGCCTTCGTCGCCCTCAACAGCCAACATGCGCCGCTGGACAAGGCCGAGGTACGCCAGGCGATCAACCTCGCCTTCGACAAGACCAGCTACCTGAAGGCGGTGTTCGAGGACGGCGCCCGCGCCGCCAACGGCCCCTACCCGCCGAACACCTGGAGCTACGCCGGCGAGCTGCCCGGCTACGCCCACGACCCCGCGCAGGCCCGCGCGCTGCTGGCCAAGGCCGGGCTGGCCGAGGGCTTCAAGACCACAATCTGGACCCGGCCGTCGAGCAGCCTGCTCAACCCCAACCCCAGCCTCGGCGCCCAGCTGCTGCAGGCCGACCTGGCCGAAGTCGGCATTCAGGCCGAGATCCGCGTGGTCGAATGGGGCGAGCTGATCCGCCGCGCCAAGGCCGGTGAGCATGACCTGCTGTTCATGGGCTGGGCCGGCGACAACGGCGATCCGGACAACTTCCTCACCCCGCAGTTTTCCTGCGCGGCGGTGCAGGCCGGGACCAACTTCGCACGCTATTGCGACCCCGAACTGGATCGCCTGATCGACGCCGGCAAACGCAGCAGCGCTCAGGCCGAACGCAGCCGGCTATATAAGGCAGCGCAGCAGCTGATCCAGCAGCAGGCGCTGTGGCTGCCGCTGGCGCACCCGCGCGCCGCGGTGCTGGCGCGCAAGGAAGTCACGGGTTATCAAGTCAGCCCATTCGGCCGCCAGGACTTCGCCAGAGTCAGCCTGCAACGCTGA
- the radC gene encoding RadC family protein: MSIRDWPAAERPREKLLELGAASLSDAELLAIFLRTGVAGKSAVDLARHLLSAFGGLRPLLEADQASFSQHLGLGPAKFAQLQAVLEMARRHLAERLRRDSALESPQAVRDYLKARLRHEPHEVFACLFLDAKHRVLAFEVLFQGTVDGASVYPRQVVKRALAHNAAALILTHNHPSGVAEPSQADRVLTQRLKEALALVDVRVLDHFIVGDGEPLSMAELGWV; this comes from the coding sequence ATGAGCATTCGTGATTGGCCCGCGGCGGAGCGCCCGCGGGAGAAGCTGTTGGAGCTGGGTGCGGCGAGCTTGAGCGACGCCGAGTTGCTGGCGATTTTCCTGCGCACCGGGGTAGCCGGCAAGAGTGCGGTGGATCTGGCGCGCCATCTATTGAGCGCTTTCGGCGGCTTGCGGCCGTTGCTGGAGGCCGATCAGGCCAGTTTCAGCCAGCATCTGGGTCTCGGACCGGCCAAGTTCGCCCAGTTGCAGGCGGTGCTGGAGATGGCCCGCCGGCATCTGGCCGAGCGCCTGCGCCGCGACTCGGCGCTGGAAAGCCCGCAGGCGGTACGCGACTACCTCAAGGCCCGGCTGCGCCACGAGCCGCATGAGGTGTTCGCCTGCCTGTTTCTCGACGCCAAGCACCGGGTGCTGGCCTTCGAGGTGCTGTTCCAGGGTACGGTGGACGGCGCCAGCGTCTATCCCCGCCAGGTGGTCAAGCGCGCCCTGGCGCACAACGCGGCGGCGCTGATCCTGACCCACAACCATCCGTCCGGGGTGGCCGAACCGAGCCAGGCCGACCGGGTGCTGACCCAGCGCCTGAAGGAGGCGCTGGCGCTGGTCGACGTGCGCGTGCTCGACCATTTCATCGTCGGCGACGGCGAGCCGCTGTCGATGGCCGAACTGGGCTGGGTGTAG
- the coaBC gene encoding bifunctional phosphopantothenoylcysteine decarboxylase/phosphopantothenate--cysteine ligase CoaBC yields the protein MQRLYRKRIVLGVGGGIAAYKSAELVRRLRDQGAEVRVVMTQGGREFITPLTLQALSGHPVHLDLLDPAAEAAMGHIELARWADLVLIAPATADLLARLAQGVANDLLTTLVLATDATIALAPAMNQAMWRDPATQANLDLLAQRGLRVFGPASGSQACGDVGLGRMLEADDLAELAADCFQRQVLDGKHVLITAGPTQENIDPVRYITNHSSGKMGFALAEAAAEAGARVTLVTGPVYLPTPDRVNRIDVVSARDMLAACEAAMPCDLLIAAAAVADYRPEVVAEHKLKKDPTTGDGLFLQMVRNPDILATLAGRADRPFSVGFAAETENLLAYASRKLRDKNLDLIVANDVANPSIGFNSEENAITIIDRDQHQHGFAQTSKGKIARQLIAFIADRLNQA from the coding sequence ATGCAGCGGCTGTATCGGAAACGCATCGTCCTCGGCGTGGGTGGCGGCATTGCCGCGTACAAGAGCGCCGAACTGGTTCGCCGCCTGCGCGACCAAGGCGCCGAAGTGCGGGTGGTGATGACCCAGGGCGGACGCGAATTCATCACCCCGCTGACCCTGCAGGCGCTATCCGGCCATCCGGTGCACCTGGATCTGCTCGACCCGGCTGCCGAGGCTGCCATGGGCCATATCGAACTGGCGCGCTGGGCCGACCTGGTGCTGATCGCCCCGGCCACCGCCGATCTGCTGGCACGCCTGGCCCAAGGCGTGGCCAACGACCTGCTGACCACCCTGGTGCTGGCCACCGACGCCACCATTGCCCTCGCCCCGGCGATGAATCAAGCCATGTGGCGCGACCCGGCGACCCAGGCCAACCTCGACCTGCTCGCCCAGCGCGGCCTGCGTGTGTTCGGCCCCGCCTCGGGCAGCCAAGCCTGCGGCGACGTCGGCCTCGGCCGCATGCTGGAGGCCGACGATCTGGCCGAGCTGGCCGCCGACTGTTTCCAGCGCCAGGTGCTGGATGGCAAGCACGTGCTGATCACCGCCGGACCGACCCAGGAAAACATCGACCCGGTGCGTTACATCACCAACCACAGCTCCGGCAAGATGGGCTTCGCCCTCGCCGAGGCCGCCGCCGAGGCCGGCGCGCGAGTGACCCTGGTTACTGGCCCGGTGTATCTGCCGACCCCCGACCGGGTCAACCGCATCGACGTGGTCAGCGCCCGCGACATGCTCGCCGCCTGCGAAGCGGCGATGCCCTGCGACCTGCTGATCGCCGCCGCCGCGGTGGCCGACTACCGCCCGGAAGTGGTGGCCGAGCACAAGCTGAAGAAAGACCCCACCACCGGCGACGGCCTGTTCCTGCAGATGGTGCGCAACCCGGACATTCTCGCCACCCTGGCCGGCCGCGCGGATCGCCCGTTCAGCGTCGGCTTCGCCGCCGAGACCGAGAACCTGCTGGCCTACGCCTCGCGCAAGCTGCGCGACAAGAACCTCGACCTGATCGTCGCCAATGATGTGGCCAACCCCAGCATCGGCTTCAACAGCGAAGAGAACGCCATCACCATCATCGATCGCGACCAGCACCAGCACGGCTTCGCCCAGACCAGCAAGGGCAAGATCGCCCGCCAACTGATCGCCTTCATCGCCGACCGCCTCAACCAAGCCTGA
- the dut gene encoding dUTP diphosphatase: MHSLQAKILDPRIGRDFPLPHYATPGSAGLDLRAMLDAEVTLEPGQTLLIPTGLAIYVADPGLAALILPRSGLGHKHGIVLGNLVGLIDSDYQGELMVSCWNRGQSAFTIAVGERIAQLVLVPVVQAHFELIEQFDESLRGAGGFGHSGSH, translated from the coding sequence ATGCACTCACTGCAAGCCAAGATTCTCGACCCCCGCATTGGCCGCGACTTCCCGCTGCCGCACTATGCCACCCCGGGTTCCGCCGGCCTCGATCTGCGCGCCATGCTCGACGCCGAGGTCACCCTCGAGCCGGGCCAGACCCTGCTGATCCCCACCGGCCTGGCCATTTATGTCGCCGACCCTGGCCTGGCGGCGTTGATCCTGCCGCGCTCCGGACTCGGCCATAAGCACGGCATCGTCCTCGGCAATCTGGTCGGCCTGATCGACTCCGACTATCAGGGCGAACTGATGGTGTCCTGCTGGAATCGCGGCCAGAGCGCCTTCACCATCGCCGTCGGCGAGCGCATCGCCCAACTGGTGCTGGTGCCGGTGGTGCAGGCGCATTTCGAGCTGATCGAGCAATTCGACGAGAGCCTGCGCGGCGCCGGCGGCTTCGGTCACTCCGGCAGCCACTGA